One Chloroflexota bacterium DNA segment encodes these proteins:
- the murG gene encoding undecaprenyldiphospho-muramoylpentapeptide beta-N-acetylglucosaminyltransferase yields MRCLLSGGGTGGHIYPALAVVEEWKSASISGDLPELEAVLYVGTAGGLESKIVTRAGVEFRAVQAGALRGLSPWRTLVNSWALLKGIVQAWRILRAFQPDVALATGGYASVPVVMAAWLQRCPVLIYLPDILPGLAIRFLAHLARRVAVSFDASLSYFASDKAVVTGYPVRQALYAGNRAEARKRLGLVPEGRVVLVLGGSRGAHSINQAVAGVLERMLSMAQVIHVAGETDAAWLRERWDALPVDLRQHYHLHAYLHEGMTDALLAADLAVARAGAATMGEFAAVGLPSILVPYPYAGRHQEANADFMVDHGAALKVPDHSLAEGALWPLLENLLVDEERLRAMSDNARKLARPGAARAIAQQLVLLAGGF; encoded by the coding sequence GTGCGGTGTTTGCTTTCGGGCGGCGGAACCGGCGGCCATATCTATCCCGCTCTCGCCGTCGTGGAAGAATGGAAAAGCGCCAGCATTAGTGGGGATCTCCCGGAGCTAGAAGCTGTGCTCTACGTCGGGACGGCAGGGGGACTGGAGTCCAAGATTGTCACCAGAGCGGGAGTGGAGTTCCGTGCGGTGCAAGCCGGGGCTCTGCGTGGTCTGTCGCCCTGGCGGACGCTAGTCAACAGTTGGGCATTGCTAAAGGGCATAGTCCAAGCTTGGCGCATCCTACGTGCTTTCCAGCCAGATGTCGCGCTGGCGACAGGGGGCTATGCTTCTGTACCAGTGGTGATGGCTGCCTGGCTGCAAAGATGTCCGGTGTTGATCTATTTGCCGGATATATTGCCAGGTCTGGCCATTCGCTTTCTCGCCCATCTGGCGAGACGGGTGGCAGTATCTTTCGATGCTTCGCTGTCTTATTTTGCGTCGGACAAAGCAGTGGTCACGGGCTATCCCGTGCGCCAAGCATTGTACGCGGGGAATCGAGCAGAAGCGCGAAAGCGCCTGGGTCTGGTTCCTGAAGGACGGGTGGTATTGGTGCTGGGCGGCAGTCGGGGTGCGCATAGCATCAATCAGGCAGTTGCAGGGGTATTGGAACGGATGCTGAGCATGGCACAGGTTATCCATGTGGCTGGGGAGACGGATGCGGCTTGGCTGCGAGAGCGATGGGATGCGTTACCGGTAGACCTGCGCCAGCATTATCATCTACACGCATACCTGCATGAGGGAATGACCGATGCGTTGTTGGCCGCAGACTTAGCCGTCGCACGTGCGGGTGCGGCGACAATGGGCGAATTCGCAGCGGTTGGATTGCCAAGCATTCTGGTACCTTATCCGTATGCCGGACGGCATCAGGAAGCCAATGCTGATTTCATGGTTGACCATGGCGCTGCGCTGAAGGTCCCCGATCACAGTTTGGCGGAAGGGGCATTGTGGCCTCTGCTAGAAAACCTGTTGGTTGATGAGGAAAGGTTGCGGGCTATGTCGGATAATGCCAGAAAGCTGGCTAGACCGGGCGCAGCGCGGGCTATTGCGCAGCAGCTTGTACTGCTGGCGGGAGGGTTTTAA
- a CDS encoding UDP-N-acetylmuramate--L-alanine ligase, whose amino-acid sequence MLLSKERVRRVHFVGIGGIGLSAIARVLHEDGYQISGSDKQQTALTAELANLGMEIHRGHHPQNVAGADLVVVSSAVAEDNPEVVAAREAGIPVVKRADLLGEMMANKFGIAVAGTHGKTTTTAFISFVLTKMGFDPTFIVGGILEDLGTNARHGQGPHFIIEADEYDYMFLGLRPRLAVVTVIEMDHPDCFADIEDMMQAFRRFVNLLPDGGTLIGCADQPRVLQLIQQVGQEQAIDLITYGLKDGAWQAQDIRSNEFGGSDFDVWHGGQVAGRCCLRLPGLHNVSNALAVLAVMDRLGLNTEEVLPLLTQFRGVRRRFEIKGEAKGIVVIDDYAHHPTEIRATLAAARRRYGNRRLWVFFQPHTYSRTKALLDEFATSFGDADHVLISDIYAARETNNLGTSARELVLLMHHPDVHYVPTLQEASAYLHKALQPGDVLLTLGAGDGYLVGETILRALSGDEGTTR is encoded by the coding sequence GTGCTGCTGAGCAAAGAACGGGTGAGACGCGTGCATTTCGTAGGTATTGGAGGCATTGGCCTCAGCGCCATTGCTCGTGTCTTGCACGAAGATGGCTATCAGATTTCGGGTTCTGATAAGCAGCAGACAGCGCTCACGGCTGAGCTCGCGAATTTGGGCATGGAAATCCATCGTGGTCATCACCCTCAGAACGTCGCAGGTGCTGACCTAGTGGTTGTCTCCTCAGCGGTGGCAGAGGACAACCCAGAGGTTGTGGCCGCCAGGGAGGCGGGCATACCGGTAGTCAAACGTGCAGATCTTCTCGGTGAGATGATGGCCAACAAGTTTGGCATCGCTGTGGCAGGCACTCATGGCAAAACGACGACGACCGCCTTTATTTCTTTCGTGCTGACCAAGATGGGGTTTGATCCTACATTTATCGTTGGTGGTATCTTGGAAGACCTGGGGACCAATGCCCGCCATGGCCAAGGACCGCATTTCATCATCGAGGCGGATGAGTACGATTACATGTTCCTAGGTCTGCGCCCACGTTTGGCCGTGGTCACGGTCATCGAGATGGATCATCCTGATTGTTTTGCGGATATCGAGGACATGATGCAAGCCTTTCGGCGCTTCGTGAATTTGCTGCCAGATGGAGGCACGTTAATCGGTTGTGCGGATCAGCCTAGGGTGTTGCAGCTAATCCAGCAAGTGGGGCAGGAACAAGCGATAGATTTGATTACGTATGGGTTGAAAGATGGTGCCTGGCAGGCTCAGGACATACGCAGCAATGAATTCGGAGGCAGTGACTTTGACGTGTGGCATGGTGGTCAGGTCGCAGGGCGATGCTGCTTGCGTTTGCCAGGCCTGCACAACGTCTCCAATGCCCTTGCTGTGCTGGCAGTCATGGATCGTTTGGGCCTAAACACGGAAGAGGTACTGCCACTGTTGACCCAGTTTCGGGGCGTACGTCGGCGCTTTGAGATCAAGGGCGAGGCCAAGGGCATCGTGGTGATTGATGATTATGCACACCATCCGACTGAAATCCGGGCCACATTGGCAGCAGCTCGAAGGCGCTATGGCAATAGACGCTTGTGGGTGTTTTTCCAGCCCCATACCTACAGCCGCACCAAAGCATTGTTGGATGAATTCGCCACTAGTTTTGGCGATGCAGATCATGTCCTGATCTCCGATATTTACGCTGCTCGTGAAACCAATAACCTAGGCACGAGCGCGCGGGAATTGGTGCTGCTCATGCACCATCCCGACGTGCACTATGTGCCTACTTTGCAGGAGGCCAGCGCCTATTTGCACAAAGCGCTGCAACCTGGTGATGTCCTGCTTACCTTGGGCGCAGGGGATGGCTACTTGGTTGGTGAGACCATCCTGCGTGCTCTGAGTGGAGATGAGGGTACAACAAGATAG
- the murB gene encoding UDP-N-acetylmuramate dehydrogenase, producing MGLAELSTALGDKAIANEPLSRHTTFGIGGPADLFVVAHTLSELRRYVRLAWEQGVPYFILGSGANLLVSDKGIRGLVIHNQCQDVQILPGGEEQTGLVIAESGAAIRAVARQTIAQGLAGLEWAVDVPGTVGGAVVGNAGAYGGYVSDSLRGVTVFSPKDGERWWRADELDLGYRTSRFKRSEHAGDPSPVILSATFALRREDAAWIQQRAAEYSQRRAESQPTGLSAGSVFKRTEKYPAGFLIENAGLKGKQIGGAVVSPQHANFIINLGTATARDVQQLIELIRETVYAKFKIQLELEIQLVGEW from the coding sequence GTGGGACTTGCTGAATTGAGCACTGCTCTGGGGGATAAAGCAATAGCAAATGAGCCGTTGTCTAGGCACACGACCTTTGGCATTGGCGGCCCGGCCGACCTGTTTGTCGTAGCGCATACGTTGTCGGAATTGCGACGCTATGTTCGCTTGGCGTGGGAGCAGGGTGTGCCCTATTTCATCCTGGGCAGTGGCGCGAATTTGCTGGTGTCCGACAAAGGCATTCGTGGCCTGGTGATCCACAACCAGTGCCAAGACGTGCAGATTCTGCCTGGAGGGGAAGAACAAACGGGATTGGTCATCGCAGAGTCAGGAGCCGCAATCCGCGCCGTTGCCCGGCAGACCATCGCTCAGGGATTGGCCGGGCTAGAGTGGGCAGTGGACGTACCCGGCACGGTGGGCGGTGCAGTAGTGGGCAATGCAGGGGCTTATGGCGGCTACGTGAGCGATAGCCTGCGCGGTGTCACCGTCTTCTCACCGAAGGATGGAGAACGCTGGTGGCGAGCAGATGAGCTTGATCTCGGTTACCGAACCAGCCGCTTTAAGCGGAGTGAGCATGCTGGTGACCCTTCACCGGTGATCTTGTCGGCTACCTTCGCCTTGCGCCGAGAAGACGCCGCGTGGATTCAGCAACGCGCTGCAGAATACAGCCAACGCCGTGCTGAAAGCCAGCCTACTGGCCTCAGCGCAGGCAGCGTCTTCAAGCGCACGGAGAAATATCCAGCGGGTTTCTTAATCGAGAACGCGGGTCTGAAGGGCAAGCAAATCGGCGGCGCGGTGGTCTCTCCCCAGCATGCCAATTTCATCATCAACCTGGGCACAGCAACAGCACGTGATGTGCAGCAATTAATTGAGTTGATTCGAGAGACGGTCTATGCCAAGTTCAAAATTCAACTCGAACTGGAGATACAACTGGTAGGAGAGTGGTAA
- a CDS encoding D-alanine--D-alanine ligase, translated as MRKIRVGVVFGGRSGEHEVSLMSARSVMDALDKKRYEVVPLGITRQGRWVTSGDPWQTLQAMLRETESVQRNAANRGQSAHPTQRELVPGIGAEGIPYVDVIFPVLHGPYGEDGTLQGLLEMADIPYVGAGVLGSALGMDKAAMKAIFRAEGLPIADYVLVMRWEWEGHRAEVLRRIEQGIGYPCFVKPANLGSSVGVSKVHEPTELPAALDIAARYDRKMLVERAIDAREIECSVLGNDHPIASLPGEVIPRREFYDYEAKYLDEATQLIVPADLPPPKAAEVQELAIRAFIALDCAGMARADFFLDRRSGQLYINELNTIPGFTAVSMYPKMWEASGILYPELLDRLIQLAFERHRDRRRISTSYKTDDH; from the coding sequence ATGCGCAAGATCAGAGTAGGAGTGGTCTTTGGAGGACGTTCTGGCGAGCACGAGGTCTCGTTGATGTCTGCTAGGTCCGTCATGGATGCTCTTGACAAGAAGCGATATGAGGTAGTGCCATTGGGCATTACCCGCCAAGGCCGGTGGGTGACTAGTGGAGACCCATGGCAGACGTTACAGGCTATGCTACGAGAAACTGAGAGCGTCCAAAGGAACGCCGCAAACAGAGGACAGAGTGCTCACCCCACCCAACGCGAGTTGGTGCCAGGAATTGGAGCGGAGGGTATCCCTTACGTGGATGTGATTTTCCCCGTGCTGCATGGTCCCTACGGCGAGGATGGAACGCTGCAGGGCTTGCTAGAGATGGCAGATATCCCCTATGTGGGGGCAGGCGTCCTTGGCTCAGCACTGGGCATGGATAAAGCGGCGATGAAAGCGATTTTCCGAGCGGAAGGACTACCGATTGCGGATTATGTGCTGGTCATGCGTTGGGAGTGGGAAGGGCATCGTGCTGAGGTTTTGCGGCGGATTGAGCAAGGCATTGGCTATCCGTGTTTCGTCAAGCCAGCGAACTTGGGCTCGAGCGTGGGCGTATCAAAGGTCCACGAACCAACTGAACTGCCCGCTGCCCTGGATATTGCCGCGCGCTACGACCGCAAAATGCTGGTAGAGAGAGCGATCGATGCGCGCGAAATCGAGTGCAGTGTGCTGGGCAATGACCATCCCATCGCTTCGCTGCCAGGCGAGGTCATACCCAGGCGCGAATTCTACGATTACGAAGCCAAGTACCTGGATGAGGCAACGCAATTAATTGTCCCAGCCGATTTGCCTCCGCCAAAGGCGGCTGAGGTTCAGGAACTGGCCATACGGGCGTTTATTGCACTGGACTGTGCGGGCATGGCACGCGCCGATTTCTTTCTCGACCGTCGTTCAGGTCAGCTCTACATCAACGAACTGAATACCATACCAGGCTTTACCGCGGTCAGCATGTACCCCAAGATGTGGGAGGCCAGCGGTATCCTGTATCCCGAATTGCTCGACCGGCTGATACAACTTGCTTTTGAACGTCACAGGGATAGAAGGCGCATTTCGACATCGTATAAGACAGATGACCATTAG
- a CDS encoding FtsQ-type POTRA domain-containing protein yields the protein MRRRRPAHRQYGLIIAMPRLRVGTASISGSHVLAMMIFLAMVALLIWFWVDLRFYVFEAEIEGNTLVSTDEIYQASLLEGMSIFYVCPADVVKNIRKAIPGVVGVHVKCQLPNRVHISIREQDVHFIWHTAGAAFLVDDEGLVLKMYDGRDGSLITIRDLDNRPLKPGDHVERVPLSTASRLRELLPGVKTFEYAQAIGIILTDARGWRVYFGDDQRLSEKVATMYAMLDKLAKEGRAVRLIDLRFVSSPYYE from the coding sequence GTGCGTCGCCGCAGGCCAGCTCATCGCCAGTATGGCCTCATCATTGCGATGCCCAGGCTGCGCGTGGGAACTGCCAGCATCAGTGGCAGCCATGTGCTGGCCATGATGATATTCCTGGCGATGGTGGCTTTGTTGATCTGGTTCTGGGTTGATTTGCGCTTTTACGTCTTTGAGGCAGAGATAGAGGGGAATACATTAGTCAGCACTGATGAAATCTACCAGGCCAGCCTATTGGAGGGCATGAGCATCTTCTATGTGTGCCCTGCTGATGTGGTCAAAAACATCCGCAAGGCGATTCCTGGAGTGGTCGGAGTACATGTCAAGTGCCAATTGCCCAACCGCGTGCATATCTCCATCCGTGAGCAGGATGTGCACTTTATTTGGCACACGGCAGGCGCTGCTTTTCTGGTGGATGACGAGGGGTTGGTGCTGAAAATGTATGATGGCAGGGATGGAAGCCTGATCACAATCCGTGATTTGGATAACCGGCCACTTAAGCCGGGAGATCACGTGGAGCGCGTACCTTTGAGTACAGCGAGCCGTCTGCGTGAACTGCTTCCTGGTGTCAAAACCTTTGAATATGCTCAAGCGATAGGAATTATTTTGACGGATGCACGTGGCTGGCGTGTGTACTTTGGCGATGACCAGCGCTTATCGGAGAAAGTAGCGACAATGTATGCTATGCTGGATAAGTTAGCGAAAGAGGGGCGTGCGGTCAGGTTAATTGACCTGCGCTTTGTGTCTAGTCCTTACTATGAGTGA
- the ftsA gene encoding cell division protein FtsA: MERTIVGIDVGTTKVCTLVGELDEQDRLCILGVGVAPSHGLNKGVVVNVEEASKSIAASIEKAERVSGYTIESAYLGLAGKHISSVNSRGVVAVGRGERYITEDDVARALEAAQAIAVPHNREIVHVIPRSFTLDGQEGVRDPVGMAGFRLEVEAHIVTGAVTAIRNLVQCVESNGIQVNELVLQPLASSEAVLTPEERETGVVLVDAGGGTTDVAIFVDGGIWHSVVLPVGGNNFTNDIAIGLRTSFNTAEALKIQHGHVLPEAIDPEEVIQVEVFGEGEAQVVPRQELVKILEARAEELFAMIQQEIKRSGYEGLLPAGVVLTGGTAELPGFKELGREMLELPVRIGRVRDIGGLADTVSSPAYATAVGLLLWGLHHEPSERRLRKRESRWSDLYKRFVDILRAFLPH, translated from the coding sequence TTGGAAAGAACCATTGTTGGAATTGATGTAGGCACGACCAAGGTCTGCACGTTGGTTGGCGAACTGGATGAGCAGGATCGTCTCTGCATCCTGGGTGTAGGGGTTGCTCCCTCTCACGGGCTGAACAAGGGCGTCGTGGTGAACGTAGAAGAAGCATCCAAGTCTATTGCCGCCTCTATCGAAAAGGCAGAACGCGTTTCTGGCTATACCATCGAGTCTGCCTACCTTGGGCTAGCAGGCAAACATATCTCTTCGGTCAACAGCCGGGGTGTGGTAGCGGTTGGGCGTGGCGAGCGCTACATTACCGAGGACGATGTGGCACGCGCATTGGAAGCTGCCCAGGCCATTGCCGTGCCCCATAATCGGGAAATCGTGCACGTGATCCCACGCAGTTTCACCCTAGATGGGCAGGAAGGAGTACGGGATCCAGTAGGCATGGCTGGCTTTCGTCTGGAAGTTGAAGCGCACATTGTCACAGGTGCAGTGACTGCCATACGCAACCTAGTGCAATGCGTAGAGAGCAATGGCATTCAGGTCAATGAACTGGTTCTACAACCCTTGGCCTCCAGTGAGGCAGTGCTCACACCTGAAGAACGCGAAACCGGCGTTGTGTTGGTGGATGCTGGTGGAGGAACGACGGATGTCGCCATCTTTGTGGATGGTGGCATCTGGCATAGCGTCGTCTTGCCTGTGGGAGGGAATAATTTCACGAACGACATTGCCATCGGGCTGCGCACGTCCTTCAACACGGCCGAAGCGTTGAAAATCCAGCATGGGCATGTCCTGCCAGAGGCAATCGACCCGGAAGAGGTCATCCAGGTGGAGGTTTTTGGAGAGGGTGAAGCGCAAGTCGTCCCGCGCCAGGAGTTGGTCAAGATACTGGAGGCACGTGCGGAGGAATTGTTCGCCATGATCCAGCAAGAAATCAAACGCTCTGGTTATGAGGGTCTTCTGCCGGCCGGCGTGGTGCTTACAGGGGGAACGGCAGAACTACCGGGATTCAAGGAACTGGGACGTGAAATGTTGGAACTGCCGGTGAGAATTGGCCGCGTACGCGACATCGGTGGCCTAGCGGATACGGTCAGTAGTCCGGCTTATGCGACAGCGGTGGGATTGCTGCTGTGGGGATTACATCACGAGCCGTCCGAAAGGAGGTTGAGAAAGCGTGAAAGTCGTTGGTCGGATTTATACAAGCGATTTGTAGATATTTTGAGGGCATTCTTACCCCATTGA
- the ftsZ gene encoding cell division protein FtsZ, whose translation MVGKREELENFAQIRVAGVGGGGCNAVNRMLEAGVQGVDFIAVNTDAQALMLSRAPMRVRIGEKLTRGLGSGGNPTIGAKAAEESRDELYEVLKGSDMVFITAGMGGGTGTGASPVIAEIARELGALTIGVVTRPFTFEGVQRAKAADEGIAKLKEKVHTLIVVPNDRLLQIVDKKASIETAFRVADDVLRQGVQGISEIITVPGLINVDFADVRSVMAEGGSALMGIGRASGDNRAVEAAKQAISSPLLDVTIDGAKGVLFNVCGGPSLTLFEVDEAAAVIRERADREANIRFGAVIDPSMDDEIQLTVIATGFNAEARVQAKPYAVHSRKTIDFPVRSFESEDLDIPAFLRRR comes from the coding sequence ATGGTAGGTAAAAGGGAAGAGTTGGAGAATTTTGCTCAAATTAGGGTCGCTGGCGTTGGCGGTGGTGGATGCAATGCAGTCAACCGCATGTTGGAAGCAGGCGTGCAGGGTGTGGATTTCATTGCCGTGAATACAGATGCCCAGGCGTTGATGCTCTCGCGGGCGCCAATGCGTGTGCGCATCGGCGAGAAATTGACGCGCGGCCTCGGCTCTGGTGGCAATCCCACCATCGGTGCCAAAGCGGCTGAAGAGTCCCGCGATGAACTCTACGAAGTCCTGAAGGGCTCCGACATGGTGTTTATCACCGCCGGCATGGGTGGTGGAACGGGCACAGGAGCCAGTCCGGTGATTGCGGAAATCGCCAGGGAGCTGGGTGCGCTGACCATTGGCGTAGTTACCCGGCCGTTTACGTTCGAGGGCGTCCAACGCGCCAAAGCGGCTGATGAAGGCATTGCCAAACTCAAGGAAAAAGTGCACACTCTAATCGTCGTGCCCAACGATCGACTGCTGCAGATTGTGGACAAGAAAGCCTCGATAGAAACCGCTTTTCGCGTGGCCGATGACGTCTTGCGGCAAGGGGTACAGGGCATCTCCGAAATCATCACCGTGCCTGGCCTGATCAATGTGGATTTCGCCGATGTGCGTTCGGTGATGGCAGAGGGCGGATCCGCACTGATGGGTATTGGCCGGGCTAGCGGGGATAACCGCGCAGTGGAGGCGGCAAAGCAAGCCATTTCCAGTCCATTGCTGGACGTGACTATTGATGGCGCAAAGGGCGTATTGTTCAATGTCTGTGGCGGCCCCAGTCTCACGCTCTTTGAAGTGGACGAGGCTGCTGCCGTAATCCGGGAGCGCGCTGACCGCGAGGCCAATATCCGCTTTGGCGCAGTGATTGATCCGAGCATGGATGACGAGATTCAACTGACCGTTATTGCCACTGGGTTCAATGCCGAAGCGCGTGTCCAAGCCAAGCCATATGCAGTCCACTCCAGAAAGACCATTGACTTCCCAGTGCGTTCTTTCGAGAGCGAAGACTTGGACATTCCAGCCTTCTTGAGGCGGCGATAG
- the nrdR gene encoding transcriptional repressor NrdR, producing MRCPYCQEGDSRVIDTREVGNTIRRRRECTRCRQRFTTYERLSPVSLFVVKRDGRREPFDREKLYHGIYKACAKRPISEEQIEKLVSHIESELFALGKAEVESKVIGEMVMERLRDLDDVAYVRFASVYRRFKDVDGLVEEIKEFKKWKQRGEPDAAKESKRTRRTPQQ from the coding sequence ATGCGCTGTCCCTATTGTCAGGAAGGTGATTCTCGCGTCATTGACACCCGCGAGGTGGGGAATACGATCCGCAGACGCCGTGAGTGCACGCGGTGCAGACAACGGTTCACTACCTATGAGCGTCTCTCTCCGGTTAGCCTTTTTGTCGTCAAGCGCGATGGACGCCGTGAGCCATTCGATCGTGAGAAACTGTACCATGGCATCTACAAAGCCTGTGCTAAGCGTCCTATCTCCGAGGAGCAGATTGAGAAACTCGTGAGCCATATCGAGAGCGAACTCTTTGCCTTGGGCAAAGCTGAGGTGGAGAGCAAGGTCATTGGCGAGATGGTCATGGAGCGTTTGCGCGATCTCGATGACGTTGCCTACGTGCGCTTTGCCTCCGTCTACCGACGCTTCAAGGATGTTGATGGGCTGGTGGAAGAGATCAAGGAGTTCAAGAAATGGAAGCAGCGCGGTGAGCCTGATGCAGCGAAAGAGAGCAAACGCACCAGGCGAACGCCACAACAATGA